A single window of Vigna unguiculata cultivar IT97K-499-35 chromosome 1, ASM411807v1, whole genome shotgun sequence DNA harbors:
- the LOC114187913 gene encoding VQ motif-containing protein 1-like — protein sequence MATGGCSRGPVKVVIINTQYVETDATSFKSVVQKLTGKDSDTSGAKAERNRHDKGGVPRSFLMRDVSFKDFDRLLREMPPINDLWAE from the coding sequence ATGGCTACTGGGGGATGCAGCAGGGGACCCGTGAAGGTTGTCATAATCAACACCCAATACGTTGAAACCGATGCCACCAGCTTCAAATCTGTGGTGCAGAAGCTTACGGGTAAAGATTCCGACACTTCCGGAGCAAAGGCCGAAAGAAATAGACACGACAAAGGTGGAGTACCGAGGTCGTTTTTGATGAGAGATGTGTCGTTTAAGGATTTCGATAGGTTACTCCGAGAGATGCCACCGATAAACGACCTCTGGGCTGAATAA